CATTGCCTGATTCGTCCGATGGCACATTGGCCACCCGGATGTTCAATTCCCCGGCCGCTTCCAAGTCCACACCTTCAAGCCCCACGCCGCACTGCTGGATCAGACGCAGATCATCGGCCTCGGCCAACATCTCCCGGGTAATAAGAGTCATGGTCGGGATCAGGATCTGAATCCCCTTTAAAGTATCCACCCCGAAACGGCCGGCGGCTTTAAAATCGTGCTCCGGGAGTTCCTTTCGGATTTTATGGAAAAAACCTCCCCAGGCATTTTCGGGAGCGGCAAAAAGGATCTTCATCTGATTACATTAAATCATATCCTGTTTCCAGTTTGGGGATGCCGGCGATCTTACAGGTGGTAATGGGATCCGGGAACTGGATATATTCACATTTTTGGGGTTGATGGACATTGGTGCAGACCGCCCGGACGATAGGGACCGAATGGAACTTTTGATAATATTCCCGGATAAATCTTAATATCTCCAATTGTTCCTGGTTCATCGGACAGGTCTTGCCGACCCCTTCTCTTTCAGCCAGGGCACAGGCCACGGTTTCGTCCCATGCATCAAAATTCTCGAGATACCCTTCATCGTTGATCTTGATTTTTAACCCTTGATAGTCGAGCGTAGGCATTGGTCCCCTCCTTTTTTAACAGGATTTACCGGATTAAATAAAAATAAGGATGAAATGGCTTCAAGTCAACGGGGAAAACCCTTTCCTTTGGTTCAGGGACTATTCCTTTTTGAATTTATTGATGATCTTAGGGATGAATAAGGAAAAAACAAAAAGGCCTATGGAGAGAAAAACCTTGCCCGAAATAAGCTGACCCCAATCCCCGCTGGCCCAGACCTCTTTGATCGTTCCGACAAAAAAGGTGAAGACAAAAGTCCCGACGATGATCCCAAGTAAGGTACCCCAAAAATAATCCCAGAAACGGACCTTGGTCAGGCCCATGCCAAAATCCATGGCCGTAAAAGGGAAATAAATCAACCGTAAATAGAGGACCGTGGCGAAACCGTTTCGTTCGATGGCCTCGTCATATTTTTTAAGTCTATCCCCGATAACCGAGGCGGCAAAATCCCTTCCCAGATAGCGGCCGATAAAAAAGGTGACCGTGGCCCCCAGGATGGCCCCGGCCAAGACATAGACAAATCCCCAGTAAGCTCCGAATATGGCCGCTCCCAAGGCGGTTATTATGGTACCGGGCACAAAAAGGCAGATGGCCAGGGTATAGATGAGAATAAAAACCAGGGGGGCCCAGAAGCCGGCGGTATCTAAAAACCGCTTCATCTCCTGGACGGTTAAAAATTCTTTTACCGGTGTGTAACGGACCAGGTAAATGGCGGCGATGATAAAAACCGCCAAAATAGCAGCTTTTATGACCGCCCCTTTTTTACCTTTGGACTTCGGGTTTTCTTCAGTTTGCATTTGCCGCCCTTTTATTGCTGACAGGATTTACAGGATTCACCTTTCTTTGCTCAGGCTATCGGTAACCGTGAGCAACTTCGATCTGCTTCCCTTAACGACCGAATAGTCGTCCCAATAGCCCCTTCTTTTCTGGCTCCATCGGCTCCAGTCCGAGATGGGCACGAATGACATTTTCCAGTTTATCCTCGGCCACATCGGAGCCTTCGACCACGATCTCGTCGTCCACCATGACCGCGGGAGCCACCGGCAGGTCCAGCTCGAAATATTCATCGGTCTGGAATTCGGCCCGGGGCTTGGAAATAACCTCGGTTTGAATTTCATATTTTTTGCCCAGCCTGGGCAACATCTCCTGAAAGTGCTTTCAGGGCTTGCCGTTCGGTTCGTTCATAAAACAGCTTACTTTTACCATGTTTTTTTCTCCTTTCGCAGCATTTATTTTCTGGCCTCGGCCATGCGTTTTAAAAATTGATCCGGGGGCAGATAATCCACCAACCGGAGATTTCCCAATTCCTTACCCTGGTCACTTAAAAAGACGATGGTGGGAACCCCTTTGACTGCATATTGCTTTAACAAAGCCTCGTAGACAGGGTTTCCCCCTTGGGTCAGGTCCACCTTGATCATGACAAAATAGCGGGCGGCCTCATGGACCACAGCCGCATCGTGAAAGGTAATATCTTCCAGCTCCCGGCAGGGGGTGCACCAGGTGGCATAAAAATCGATGATGACCGGTTTCTTCAGATTGCGGGCCTCTCCTAAAAGTTGATCCGAATAGGGCTGCCAGGCCACCCCGGGTCCACGAAAACCCCAGGACCCGATGAGCAGGGTGGCTATGATTATTCCGGCCAATCCGGCGCCGGTCTTCAGCCAGTTAAAGGACCTGAAGGCGGCCTTTGTTTTATCCAACCACCCCAGATGGATTCCGGCCAAAAAAGCCACGGCCGCCAGAAGGATGATCCCCCAGCTTTCCGGCAAAAGGGGCCGGATAAAATGGGCGGCCATACCCACCAGCACCCAGCCCATAAGCTTGCGCACCCAGAGCATCCACTCACCGGAACGGGGGAGCTTTTCGATCTTTCCCGAGAAAACAGCCAAAAGAAAAAGGGGCAGTCCCAGCCACAGACTGAGGGTAAAGAAGATCAGGAAGCCCAGCCAGGGGGAGCCCATACTGGCCACCCAGGTCAGCAAACCCAGGACAAAAGGACCGATACAAGGGGCGGCCACCAATCCAAGGGTCAACCCCATAAATAACGTCCCGAAATAACCGGCATAAGATTTCGAGGCCATCCGGTTCAGGCCTTCAGGCAGACGCAGTTCCCAAAAACCCAGGAGGCTGGTGGCAAAAAAGACCAGTATGGCCGCAATGATAATCAGGACTATAGGATTTTGAAGCATGGCCCCCATAAGTCCCCCGGTTAAGGCGGCTATCACCCCCAGGATGGAATTGGTCAGGGATAAACCCCCGATGTAAAAAAACCCATGGAGCACCAGCCGGCCCTGTCCCTGCCCGCTACGGCCTCCGAAATAAGAAACGGTAATGGGAATAAGCGGATAGACACAGGGTGTCAGGTTCAGGGCGATCCCGCCGACAAAGATCCCTAGGAGTGTCCAGACCATGGCCCAGCCGTATAGAGGACCAGGGGCTTGGGGGGGAGCCGTCCCTTCGGAAAGACCGGCCGGTTTGCTTTCTACGGGCAATCCTTTTGCCTGCCATTCCGGATACCCATAAGGATCACGGAAAACGTTTTTATATCCCAACTTAACAGCCACCCGGGCTGCCGAGTCACTGCGGACTCAGGTCAACCCGGCTCAGTAAAAAACGATAAACCGGTTCTTGTCCGTCCCCAGGAAAGTCTCCAAAGGCTTCTGTTTTCGCCACCTTGAATACCAGGTAGGTTCAATAGGAAAATTGAGGGCCCCTTTAAGATGCCCGGTCCGGTATTCCCACTCCTGGCGGGTATCCACCAGCAGTATACTCGTGGAATCCTTCTGATAGCGATCCCATAAATCCTGGGTCTTGATGATCCCGTAGCCGCCGGCCTTGGCCTCGACCAGGACATCCTCCCAGGTGGCCTCTTTCGGGGTCACGGCCCGGTTGGTGAACCAGAGACTCCCAATGACCAGGGCCACTGCTATAAAAGCCACTATAATAGTTTTACGATTTTCCATGAGCATTCCATTCATTAGAAATGGTTTTGTTTTTCATTCCAAAATCCGCATTCCGCAATCCGCAATCCAAAGATGGTTATATCCTTCCTTCCAGTTGTAACTTGGTAATCAGGAAAAGGGTTCCGGATTTGGATAGCCCTAACCCTTCAGCCAGAACTGCCGGATCCTGGGAAGGATTCTTTCTCACTTGCGCAATAATCTCCTCTTCCAATTCCTCCAGCCAGTCTTCAAAAAGGACCAGGATTTCCGGGTCGGCCACGGCCTTCAGTTGTTTGGACTGGAAGACCTTATCCACTAAACTTTGACACATACGGGTTGGATCGACACCTTCGTCCATGCACTCGGCCAGTCAAAGATGGACCAGGCTGGAAACTTTGTCCGACCCGGCATCTCCGATCAAATCAACCACAAAATCCAGACGGGCCTGCTCATCCAAAAGGGGGAAGAGTTTTTTTATGATACCGGCCATCTCTCTCAAGGCTTCTTTGGGCTCTAAATTATCGACAATCCGTTGCAGAGTTTTTAAACTCATACCATCCTCCTTGGTTAAAATGTCTTCCGGTTGGCTAATAAATCATTGGCCAGAACCCGCAGGTCTTTTAAAACATTGACTATTCTTTTATCGGCCAATTCGTAGTAAATAAATGGCCCGTTCCTTTCGACCTTGACCAGCAAAGACCTTTTCAGTTCTTTCAGGTGATGAGAAACCAGGGGTTGGGAAATATTAAGCTCTTCCACAATGCGAGATACCGATTCTTTTCCATTCCCCAGGAATAAAAGGATCCGTAAGCGGTTCTCATCGGAAAGGCTTTTGGCCAGAAAGGCCACGGTAGAGAAGGCCTCCGCCCATTGGGTCATTATATTCTCTTCTATGGATACCAATTTTTCTCCTCCCCTGTGAAAATCGATCAAGCCGCTTTTTAGATTAATTTA
The genomic region above belongs to Deltaproteobacteria bacterium and contains:
- a CDS encoding TusE/DsrC/DsvC family sulfur relay protein, producing MPTLDYQGLKIKINDEGYLENFDAWDETVACALAEREGVGKTCPMNQEQLEILRFIREYYQKFHSVPIVRAVCTNVHQPQKCEYIQFPDPITTCKIAGIPKLETGYDLM
- a CDS encoding TVP38/TMEM64 family protein, with product MQTEENPKSKGKKGAVIKAAILAVFIIAAIYLVRYTPVKEFLTVQEMKRFLDTAGFWAPLVFILIYTLAICLFVPGTIITALGAAIFGAYWGFVYVLAGAILGATVTFFIGRYLGRDFAASVIGDRLKKYDEAIERNGFATVLYLRLIYFPFTAMDFGMGLTKVRFWDYFWGTLLGIIVGTFVFTFFVGTIKEVWASGDWGQLISGKVFLSIGLFVFSLFIPKIINKFKKE
- a CDS encoding thioredoxin family protein, with the protein product MAVKLGYKNVFRDPYGYPEWQAKGLPVESKPAGLSEGTAPPQAPGPLYGWAMVWTLLGIFVGGIALNLTPCVYPLIPITVSYFGGRSGQGQGRLVLHGFFYIGGLSLTNSILGVIAALTGGLMGAMLQNPIVLIIIAAILVFFATSLLGFWELRLPEGLNRMASKSYAGYFGTLFMGLTLGLVAAPCIGPFVLGLLTWVASMGSPWLGFLIFFTLSLWLGLPLFLLAVFSGKIEKLPRSGEWMLWVRKLMGWVLVGMAAHFIRPLLPESWGIILLAAVAFLAGIHLGWLDKTKAAFRSFNWLKTGAGLAGIIIATLLIGSWGFRGPGVAWQPYSDQLLGEARNLKKPVIIDFYATWCTPCRELEDITFHDAAVVHEAARYFVMIKVDLTQGGNPVYEALLKQYAVKGVPTIVFLSDQGKELGNLRLVDYLPPDQFLKRMAEARK
- a CDS encoding rhodanese-like domain-containing protein — protein: MLMENRKTIIVAFIAVALVIGSLWFTNRAVTPKEATWEDVLVEAKAGGYGIIKTQDLWDRYQKDSTSILLVDTRQEWEYRTGHLKGALNFPIEPTWYSRWRKQKPLETFLGTDKNRFIVFY
- a CDS encoding winged helix-turn-helix transcriptional regulator; protein product: MCQSLVDKVFQSKQLKAVADPEILVLFEDWLEELEEEIIAQVRKNPSQDPAVLAEGLGLSKSGTLFLITKLQLEGRI
- a CDS encoding winged helix-turn-helix transcriptional regulator — encoded protein: MTQWAEAFSTVAFLAKSLSDENRLRILLFLGNGKESVSRIVEELNISQPLVSHHLKELKRSLLVKVERNGPFIYYELADKRIVNVLKDLRVLANDLLANRKTF